The proteins below come from a single Xenopus tropicalis strain Nigerian chromosome 9, UCB_Xtro_10.0, whole genome shotgun sequence genomic window:
- the abca3 gene encoding ATP-binding cassette sub-family A member 3 isoform X2 → MAVFRQLGLLLWKNYILQKRQVLVTVIELALPLLFSAILIALRHRVPSVTYPNATLYREMPFPNLPFIPGPRPWELAYVPSHSKAAHSIILDVGNHLFPYYFANQSARGFPTEEDFEDYIRHNNHSSKILAAVVFEHNFNHSGDPLPLQVRYRLRFKYSPRNAPMSEQTGLNPNVDRNWHTRYLYPLFQMPGPREAGDKTGGTPGYQREGFLAMQHEVDRAIMRYHANESGRLLLDNIDVAIRRFPYPPYVNDLFILAIQNQLPLLLMLSFTYTSLSIVRALVLEKERKLKEYMRVMGLSSWLHSTAWFIHFFLLLLVSVFFVTLLLCIQVSSEGAVLTRSDPSLVFVYILVFSVSTISFSFMISSFFSRANMAAAAGGFLYFLSYIPYFFISPWYDELNHGAKVSSCLFSNVGMAMGAQLIGMFEGKGTGAQWSNLFTPVSVDDNFTLGQVLQMLMLDCVLYFLVGWYVESVMPGDYGVPQPWYFCFLPSYWCGTPRLVEGLEKEDDEDPEKALKGEYLEEEPSDLVPGIRIKHLTKVYHASGKKRIAVRDLTLNMYEGQVTVLLGHNGAGKSTTLSMLTGLSPPSSGECYIGGYEITRDTALIRRSLGLCPQHDVLFQGLTVEEHLYFYAGLKGCPRWCCPEEVEKILQILRLEEKRNALSTQLSGGTCRKLSIGIALIGGSKVVMLDEPTSGMDPASRRDTWELLRQHKHDRTLLLTTHFMDEADILGDRIAILAQGQLQCCGSPLFLKCKYGAGYHMVMVKEPHCQVEDITHLITSYVPNATLESNAGAELSYILPKESTHRFEPLFSELELRREELGIASYGASVTTMEEVFLRVGKLVDTSLDIQAIQLPPLQYQHERRANDWGTEESCSMSDCTEDSGTLITEDCSNIKLNGKCTLWCQQFYALFVKRAAYSWRNWKMVVGQFLVPLVFTTLALVVGKTFPGPQDSPPLDLSLVPYGYTVVPYSLPPNASTLLQSLADNFRDQFSGQQMEPQEVLDDLDNYLLTRASDEGALFAERCLCAADIQNLGSRIKVTARFNNQAYHAVASALALVDNALFKLIAGPEASISVTNYPQPRNTTETAQDQLLEGQAGFAIAINLLYGMASLASTFSLLLVGERAVKSKHVQFVSGASALSYWLSALTWDLLNFLIPCTFMLAVFQAFDVRAYTEEHHLVDVILMLLLYGWAVIPLMYLFSFLFTSTATAYTRLTIFNILSGTASFLSVTIMSIPALGLVDLSHILDQVFLVLPNYCLGRSFSDFYQNYHLLKFCRSSPRSAIICQAFNITCQDNYFSWSSPGVGRYLTAMAVQGSAFLCLLFIIESQIFCRLYNLCRSYKEHRWASLPESPVSPPEDRDVADERKKVLESPLEQLSALSSPLVIRELSKVYGRRALVLAVDRISLAVGRGECFGLLGFNGAGKTTTFRMLTGDETVSSGDAYIDGYSILRHIKKVQQRIGYCPQFDPLLDHMTGRETLCMYARLRGVPEGYINSCVENMLRGLLLEAHANKLVRTYSGGNKRKLSAGIALIGGPSVIFMDEPSTGMDPVARRLLWDAVTRTRENGKAVIITSHSMEECEALCTRLAIMVNGQLKCLGSPQHLKNKFGSGYTLLAKTSRGAEELMAFKDFVETIFPGSVLKHEHQGMVHYHITSQELSWAQVFGTLEKAKEKFDLEDYCVSQISLEQVFLSFSHFQQSPAGGVV, encoded by the exons ATGGCCGTGTTTAGACAGCTGGGGCTTCTTCTGTGGAAGAATTACATCCTGCAG AAGCGACAAGTCCTCGTGACCGTGATTGAGCTAGCCCTGCCCCTCCTGTTTTCAGCCATCTTAATTGCACTTCGGCACAGAGTCCCTTCTGTTACATACCCCAATGCCACCCTGTATAGAGAAATGCCTTTCCCAAACCTACCATTTATCCCAGGTCCAAGGCCATGGGAGCTGGCGTATGTGCCTTCTCATAGTAAAGCTGCCCACAGCATTATCCTGGATGTAGGGAACCACCTTTTTCCCTATTACTTTG CCAACCAGTCGGCCCGAGGATTTCCCACAGAAGAGGATTTTGAAGACTACATCAGGCATAACAACCATTCAAGTAAAATCCTGGCAGCCGTGGTCTTTGAACACAATTTTAACCACAGTGGGGACCCCTTACCACTGCAG GTCCGTTACAGGCTGCGGTTCAAGTACAGCCCACGAAATGCCCCAATGAGTGAGCAGACAGGGCTAAATCCCAATGTGGACAGGAACTGGCACACCCGATATCTGTATCCGCTTTTCCAGATGCCTGGGCCTCGTGAGGCAGGAGACAAGACTGGAGGCACACCAG GATACCAGCGGGAGGGCTTCTTGGCCATGCAGCATGAAGTTGACCGTGCCATCATGCGGTACCATGCCAATGAGAGTGGCCGTTTACTATTGGACAACATAGATGTGGCCATACGGCGCTTCCCTTATCCACCCTATGTCAATGACCTCTTCATCCTGGCTATCCAGAACCAGCTTCCTTTGCTCCTAATGCTCAGCTTCACCTACACATCATTAAGCATTGTGCGGGCACTGGTCCTGGAGAAGGAGAGAAAGCTAAAG GAGTACATGCGGGTCATGGGGCTCAGTTCCTGGCTTCACTCCACTGCCTGGTTCATCCATTTCTTCCTGCTCCTCTTGGTGTCTGTCTTCTTTGTCACTTTGCTGCTGTGTATCCAG GTCAGCAGTGAAGGTGCGGTCCTTACCCGCAGTGATCCCTCGTTGGTGTTTGTCTATATTTTGGTGTTCTCAGTCTCCACCATCAGCTTTAGCTTCATGATCAGCAGTTTCTTCTCTAGAG CGAATATGGCAGCCGCGGCAGGGGGCTTTCTGTATTTCCTCTCCTACATTCCCTACTTTTTCATCTCTCCGTGGTATGATGAGTTGAATCATGGCGCAAAAGTTTCTTCGTGTCTTTTCTCTAATGTGGGCATGGCAATGGGGGCTCAACTCATCGGGATGTTTGAAGGCAAAG GTACAGGAGCCCAGTGGTCAAATCTCTTTACGCCAGTCAGTGTGGATGATAATTTTACATTGGGTCAGGTCTTGCAGATGCTGATGTTGGATTGTGTTCTCTATTTTCTGGTTGGGTGGTACGTTGAGTCTGTCATGCCTGGAGATTATGGAGTACCCCAGCCATGGTATTTCTGCTTCTTG CCTTCCTACTGGTGTGGGACGCCGCGGCTAGTGGAGGGTTTGGAAAAGGAAGATGATGAGGATCCGGAAAAGGCGCTGAAAGGAGAATATCTAGAGGAAGAGCCATCAGATCTGGTACCAGGAATACGCATTAAGCACTTAACTAAG GTGTACCATGCGAGTGGAAAGAAACGCATTGCTGTGCGAGATCTCACGCTTAACATGTACGAGGGGCAAGTCACAGTGTTATTGGGACACAATGGCGCAGGAAAGAGCACCACGCTTTCCATGTTGACAG GACTCTCTCCCCCATCATCTGGTGAATGCTATATTGGAGGTTATGAGATCACTCGAGACACAGCTCTGATCCGTCGCAGCCTGGGACTGTGCCCCCAGCATGATGTCCTGTTCCAAGGTCTTACTGTTGAGGAGCACCTCTATTTTTATGCAGGG TTAAAGGGATGTCCACGCTGGTGCTGTCCAGAAGAAGTGGAGAAGATTCTCCAAATCCTGCGACTGGAGGAAAAGCGCAATGCTCTCAGTACACAGCTCTCAGGGGGGACATGCCGTAAACTGTCCATTGGAATTGCTCTGATCGGAGGATCCAAG GTTGTGATGTTGGACGAACCCACCTCAGGAATGGACCCGGCTTCCCGCAGGGACACGTGGGAACTATTGCGGCAGCACAAACATGACCGTACCCTGCTGCTTACTACTCACTTCATGGATGAGGCAGACATTCTGGGAGACAGGATTGCCATATTGGCTCAGGGCCAGCTCCAGTGCTGTGGGTCCCCACTCTTCCTGAAATGCAAATACG GTGCTGGGTACCACATGGTTATGGTGAAGGAGCCACACTGCCAGGTGGAAGACATCACTCATCTTATCACCAGCTATGTGCCCAATGCCACCCTGGAGAGCAATGCAGGAGCTGAGCTGTCATACATTCTTCCCAAGGAGAGCACCCATAG GTTTGAACCTCTCTTCTCAGAGCTGGAACTCCGTCGTGAAGAACTGGGAATAGCCAGCTATGGGGCCTCTGTTACCACGATGGAAGAAGTATTCCTGCG TGTTGGGAAGCTTGTAGACACCAGCCTGGACATACAGGCTATCCAGCTGCCTCCTCTTCAGTACCAGCATGAGAGACGCGCAAACGACTGGGGAACTGAGGAGTCCTGTTCTATGAGTGACTGCACAGAGGACAGCGGGACCCTCATCACTGAGGATTGCTCTAACATCAAGCTTAATGGGAAG TGTACCCTGTGGTGCCAGCAGTTTTACGCCCTGTTTGTGAAGAGAGCTGCTTACAGCTGGCGAAACTGGAAGATGGTGGTGGGTCAGTTTCTGGTTCCTCTGGTCTTCACCACTTTAGCATTAGTAGTGGGCAAGACTTTCCCTGGTCCCCAGGACTCACCACCATTGGATCTAAGTCTGGTGCCCTATGGGTACACAGTGGTGCCGTATTCTCTTCCCCCTAATGCCTCCACCTTGCTTCAGAGCCTGGCTGATAATTTCAGGGATCAGTTTTCTGGACAGCAGATGGAGCCGCAAGAGGTGCTAG ATGATCTTGACAACTATTTGCTGACCAGAGCTTCAGATGAAGGGGCACTGTTTGCCGAGCGTTGCCTTTGTGCCGCCGACATTCAGAACCTTGGCTCTAGGATCAAGGTGACAGCTCGCTTCAATAACCAGGCATACCATGCAGTCGCTTCGGCCCTTGCCCTGGTCGACAATGCTCTCTTCAAGCTGATCGCTGGCCCAGAGGCTTCCATTTCTGTAACCAACTATCCTCAACCACGAAACACCACAGAGACTGCCCAAGATCAGCTGCTAGA GGGCCAGGCTGGCTTTGCAATAGCCATAAACCTACTGTATGGGATGGCTTCTCTGGCAAGTACCTTCTCTCTGTTGTTGGTCGGAGAGAGAGCGGTGAAGTCCAAGCATGTACAATTCGTCAGTGGAGCCTCTGCTCTCAGCTATTGGCTGTCTGCACTAACCTGGGACTTGCTCAACTTTCTGATTCCTTGCACCTTCATGCTG GCGGTGTTCCAGGCATTTGATGTGCGTGCTTACACGGAAGAGCATCACCTTGTGGACGTGATACTTATGTTGCTCCTGTATGGCTGGGCTGTGATACCCCTAATGTATTTATTCAGTTTCCTGTTCACCTCAACGGCCACTGCTTACACCAGGCTTACCATCTTTAACATTCTGTCCGGCACGGCCAGCTTCCTTTCTGTTACCATCATGAGCATTCCAG CCCTTGGCCTGGTGGATCTTTCTCACATCCTAGACCAGGTTTTCCTGGTACTGCCAAATTACTGCTTGGGACGATCATTTAGTGACTTCTATCAGAATTATCACTTATTAAAGTTCTGCCGTTCATCACCCCGTTCAGCGATCATCTGTCAGGCATTCA atatTACCTGTCAGGACAACTACTTCTCGTGGTCTTCACCAGGGGTGGGCCGGTATTTGACGGCCATGGCTGTTCAGGGCTCAGCTTTCCTTTGCCTTCTCTTTATTATCGAGAGCCAGATATTCTGCCGTTTGTACAACCTGTGCCGCAGCTACAAAGAACACAGATGG GCTTCACTCCCGGAGTCCCCTGTTTCTCCCCCAGAGGATCGAGATGTGGCAGATGAAAGAAAAAAGGTTCTGGAGTCACCCTTGGAGCAGCTTTCAGCACTTAGCAGCCCCTTGGTCATCCGGGAGCTTAGCAAG GTGTATGGGCGCCGTGCCTTGGTCCTAGCAGTTGACCGTATATCTTTAGCGGTTGGACGAGGCGAGTGCTTTGGCCTGCTGGGATTCAATGGAGCTGGCAAGACCACCACATTCCGCATGCTAACGGGAGATGAAACTGTCAGCTCTGGGGACGCGTATATTGATGGGTACAGCATCCTGCGCCACATCAAGAAG GTTCAGCAGCGAATCGGCTACTGCCCACAGTTTGACCCTCTGCTGGACCACATGACTGGGCGCGAGACACTGTGCATGTATGCTCGCTTGCGGGGGGTGCCTGAGGGATACATTAACAGCTGTGTGGAGAACATGCTACGTGGGTTACTCCTCGAAGCCCATGCCAACAAGCTGGTGCGGACATACAG TGGAGGAAACAAAAGAAAGCTCAGTGCTGGTATCGCTCTGATTGGAGGGCCATCCGTGATCTTCATGGACGAGCCATCTACTGGAATGGATCCTGTTGCACGGAGACTGTTGTGGGATGCAGTGACAAGAACAAGGGAGAATGGAAAGGCAGTGATCATTACCTCCCACAG CATGGAGGAATGCGAAGCTCTATGCACACGTCTTGCCATCATGGTGAATGGACAACTAAAGTGCCTCGGAAGTCCCCAGCACCTGAAGAACAAGTTTGGGAGTGGTTACACATTGCTGGCCAAGACCTCCCGAGGGGCAGAGGAACTGATGGCTTTTAAAGATTTTGTTGAAACGATATTCCCAG GCAGTGTGCTGAAGCACGAGCATCAGGGTATGGTGCACTACCACATAACCAGCCAGGAGCTCAGCTGGGCACAG GTGTTTGGGACTTTGGAAAAGGCCAAGGAGAAGTTTGATCTGGAGGATTATTGTGTCAGCCAGATCTCACTGGAACAAGTCTTCCTGAGCTTCAGTCACTTCCAACAGTCGCCAGCAGGTGGCGTAGTATAA
- the abca3 gene encoding ATP-binding cassette sub-family A member 3 isoform X1 yields MRFGKSCPSSWVPTCKMAVFRQLGLLLWKNYILQKRQVLVTVIELALPLLFSAILIALRHRVPSVTYPNATLYREMPFPNLPFIPGPRPWELAYVPSHSKAAHSIILDVGNHLFPYYFANQSARGFPTEEDFEDYIRHNNHSSKILAAVVFEHNFNHSGDPLPLQVRYRLRFKYSPRNAPMSEQTGLNPNVDRNWHTRYLYPLFQMPGPREAGDKTGGTPGYQREGFLAMQHEVDRAIMRYHANESGRLLLDNIDVAIRRFPYPPYVNDLFILAIQNQLPLLLMLSFTYTSLSIVRALVLEKERKLKEYMRVMGLSSWLHSTAWFIHFFLLLLVSVFFVTLLLCIQVSSEGAVLTRSDPSLVFVYILVFSVSTISFSFMISSFFSRANMAAAAGGFLYFLSYIPYFFISPWYDELNHGAKVSSCLFSNVGMAMGAQLIGMFEGKGTGAQWSNLFTPVSVDDNFTLGQVLQMLMLDCVLYFLVGWYVESVMPGDYGVPQPWYFCFLPSYWCGTPRLVEGLEKEDDEDPEKALKGEYLEEEPSDLVPGIRIKHLTKVYHASGKKRIAVRDLTLNMYEGQVTVLLGHNGAGKSTTLSMLTGLSPPSSGECYIGGYEITRDTALIRRSLGLCPQHDVLFQGLTVEEHLYFYAGLKGCPRWCCPEEVEKILQILRLEEKRNALSTQLSGGTCRKLSIGIALIGGSKVVMLDEPTSGMDPASRRDTWELLRQHKHDRTLLLTTHFMDEADILGDRIAILAQGQLQCCGSPLFLKCKYGAGYHMVMVKEPHCQVEDITHLITSYVPNATLESNAGAELSYILPKESTHRFEPLFSELELRREELGIASYGASVTTMEEVFLRVGKLVDTSLDIQAIQLPPLQYQHERRANDWGTEESCSMSDCTEDSGTLITEDCSNIKLNGKCTLWCQQFYALFVKRAAYSWRNWKMVVGQFLVPLVFTTLALVVGKTFPGPQDSPPLDLSLVPYGYTVVPYSLPPNASTLLQSLADNFRDQFSGQQMEPQEVLDDLDNYLLTRASDEGALFAERCLCAADIQNLGSRIKVTARFNNQAYHAVASALALVDNALFKLIAGPEASISVTNYPQPRNTTETAQDQLLEGQAGFAIAINLLYGMASLASTFSLLLVGERAVKSKHVQFVSGASALSYWLSALTWDLLNFLIPCTFMLAVFQAFDVRAYTEEHHLVDVILMLLLYGWAVIPLMYLFSFLFTSTATAYTRLTIFNILSGTASFLSVTIMSIPALGLVDLSHILDQVFLVLPNYCLGRSFSDFYQNYHLLKFCRSSPRSAIICQAFNITCQDNYFSWSSPGVGRYLTAMAVQGSAFLCLLFIIESQIFCRLYNLCRSYKEHRWASLPESPVSPPEDRDVADERKKVLESPLEQLSALSSPLVIRELSKVYGRRALVLAVDRISLAVGRGECFGLLGFNGAGKTTTFRMLTGDETVSSGDAYIDGYSILRHIKKVQQRIGYCPQFDPLLDHMTGRETLCMYARLRGVPEGYINSCVENMLRGLLLEAHANKLVRTYSGGNKRKLSAGIALIGGPSVIFMDEPSTGMDPVARRLLWDAVTRTRENGKAVIITSHSMEECEALCTRLAIMVNGQLKCLGSPQHLKNKFGSGYTLLAKTSRGAEELMAFKDFVETIFPGSVLKHEHQGMVHYHITSQELSWAQVFGTLEKAKEKFDLEDYCVSQISLEQVFLSFSHFQQSPAGGVV; encoded by the exons CTGCCCCAGTTCCTGGGTCCCCACTTGCAAGATGGCCGTGTTTAGACAGCTGGGGCTTCTTCTGTGGAAGAATTACATCCTGCAG AAGCGACAAGTCCTCGTGACCGTGATTGAGCTAGCCCTGCCCCTCCTGTTTTCAGCCATCTTAATTGCACTTCGGCACAGAGTCCCTTCTGTTACATACCCCAATGCCACCCTGTATAGAGAAATGCCTTTCCCAAACCTACCATTTATCCCAGGTCCAAGGCCATGGGAGCTGGCGTATGTGCCTTCTCATAGTAAAGCTGCCCACAGCATTATCCTGGATGTAGGGAACCACCTTTTTCCCTATTACTTTG CCAACCAGTCGGCCCGAGGATTTCCCACAGAAGAGGATTTTGAAGACTACATCAGGCATAACAACCATTCAAGTAAAATCCTGGCAGCCGTGGTCTTTGAACACAATTTTAACCACAGTGGGGACCCCTTACCACTGCAG GTCCGTTACAGGCTGCGGTTCAAGTACAGCCCACGAAATGCCCCAATGAGTGAGCAGACAGGGCTAAATCCCAATGTGGACAGGAACTGGCACACCCGATATCTGTATCCGCTTTTCCAGATGCCTGGGCCTCGTGAGGCAGGAGACAAGACTGGAGGCACACCAG GATACCAGCGGGAGGGCTTCTTGGCCATGCAGCATGAAGTTGACCGTGCCATCATGCGGTACCATGCCAATGAGAGTGGCCGTTTACTATTGGACAACATAGATGTGGCCATACGGCGCTTCCCTTATCCACCCTATGTCAATGACCTCTTCATCCTGGCTATCCAGAACCAGCTTCCTTTGCTCCTAATGCTCAGCTTCACCTACACATCATTAAGCATTGTGCGGGCACTGGTCCTGGAGAAGGAGAGAAAGCTAAAG GAGTACATGCGGGTCATGGGGCTCAGTTCCTGGCTTCACTCCACTGCCTGGTTCATCCATTTCTTCCTGCTCCTCTTGGTGTCTGTCTTCTTTGTCACTTTGCTGCTGTGTATCCAG GTCAGCAGTGAAGGTGCGGTCCTTACCCGCAGTGATCCCTCGTTGGTGTTTGTCTATATTTTGGTGTTCTCAGTCTCCACCATCAGCTTTAGCTTCATGATCAGCAGTTTCTTCTCTAGAG CGAATATGGCAGCCGCGGCAGGGGGCTTTCTGTATTTCCTCTCCTACATTCCCTACTTTTTCATCTCTCCGTGGTATGATGAGTTGAATCATGGCGCAAAAGTTTCTTCGTGTCTTTTCTCTAATGTGGGCATGGCAATGGGGGCTCAACTCATCGGGATGTTTGAAGGCAAAG GTACAGGAGCCCAGTGGTCAAATCTCTTTACGCCAGTCAGTGTGGATGATAATTTTACATTGGGTCAGGTCTTGCAGATGCTGATGTTGGATTGTGTTCTCTATTTTCTGGTTGGGTGGTACGTTGAGTCTGTCATGCCTGGAGATTATGGAGTACCCCAGCCATGGTATTTCTGCTTCTTG CCTTCCTACTGGTGTGGGACGCCGCGGCTAGTGGAGGGTTTGGAAAAGGAAGATGATGAGGATCCGGAAAAGGCGCTGAAAGGAGAATATCTAGAGGAAGAGCCATCAGATCTGGTACCAGGAATACGCATTAAGCACTTAACTAAG GTGTACCATGCGAGTGGAAAGAAACGCATTGCTGTGCGAGATCTCACGCTTAACATGTACGAGGGGCAAGTCACAGTGTTATTGGGACACAATGGCGCAGGAAAGAGCACCACGCTTTCCATGTTGACAG GACTCTCTCCCCCATCATCTGGTGAATGCTATATTGGAGGTTATGAGATCACTCGAGACACAGCTCTGATCCGTCGCAGCCTGGGACTGTGCCCCCAGCATGATGTCCTGTTCCAAGGTCTTACTGTTGAGGAGCACCTCTATTTTTATGCAGGG TTAAAGGGATGTCCACGCTGGTGCTGTCCAGAAGAAGTGGAGAAGATTCTCCAAATCCTGCGACTGGAGGAAAAGCGCAATGCTCTCAGTACACAGCTCTCAGGGGGGACATGCCGTAAACTGTCCATTGGAATTGCTCTGATCGGAGGATCCAAG GTTGTGATGTTGGACGAACCCACCTCAGGAATGGACCCGGCTTCCCGCAGGGACACGTGGGAACTATTGCGGCAGCACAAACATGACCGTACCCTGCTGCTTACTACTCACTTCATGGATGAGGCAGACATTCTGGGAGACAGGATTGCCATATTGGCTCAGGGCCAGCTCCAGTGCTGTGGGTCCCCACTCTTCCTGAAATGCAAATACG GTGCTGGGTACCACATGGTTATGGTGAAGGAGCCACACTGCCAGGTGGAAGACATCACTCATCTTATCACCAGCTATGTGCCCAATGCCACCCTGGAGAGCAATGCAGGAGCTGAGCTGTCATACATTCTTCCCAAGGAGAGCACCCATAG GTTTGAACCTCTCTTCTCAGAGCTGGAACTCCGTCGTGAAGAACTGGGAATAGCCAGCTATGGGGCCTCTGTTACCACGATGGAAGAAGTATTCCTGCG TGTTGGGAAGCTTGTAGACACCAGCCTGGACATACAGGCTATCCAGCTGCCTCCTCTTCAGTACCAGCATGAGAGACGCGCAAACGACTGGGGAACTGAGGAGTCCTGTTCTATGAGTGACTGCACAGAGGACAGCGGGACCCTCATCACTGAGGATTGCTCTAACATCAAGCTTAATGGGAAG TGTACCCTGTGGTGCCAGCAGTTTTACGCCCTGTTTGTGAAGAGAGCTGCTTACAGCTGGCGAAACTGGAAGATGGTGGTGGGTCAGTTTCTGGTTCCTCTGGTCTTCACCACTTTAGCATTAGTAGTGGGCAAGACTTTCCCTGGTCCCCAGGACTCACCACCATTGGATCTAAGTCTGGTGCCCTATGGGTACACAGTGGTGCCGTATTCTCTTCCCCCTAATGCCTCCACCTTGCTTCAGAGCCTGGCTGATAATTTCAGGGATCAGTTTTCTGGACAGCAGATGGAGCCGCAAGAGGTGCTAG ATGATCTTGACAACTATTTGCTGACCAGAGCTTCAGATGAAGGGGCACTGTTTGCCGAGCGTTGCCTTTGTGCCGCCGACATTCAGAACCTTGGCTCTAGGATCAAGGTGACAGCTCGCTTCAATAACCAGGCATACCATGCAGTCGCTTCGGCCCTTGCCCTGGTCGACAATGCTCTCTTCAAGCTGATCGCTGGCCCAGAGGCTTCCATTTCTGTAACCAACTATCCTCAACCACGAAACACCACAGAGACTGCCCAAGATCAGCTGCTAGA GGGCCAGGCTGGCTTTGCAATAGCCATAAACCTACTGTATGGGATGGCTTCTCTGGCAAGTACCTTCTCTCTGTTGTTGGTCGGAGAGAGAGCGGTGAAGTCCAAGCATGTACAATTCGTCAGTGGAGCCTCTGCTCTCAGCTATTGGCTGTCTGCACTAACCTGGGACTTGCTCAACTTTCTGATTCCTTGCACCTTCATGCTG GCGGTGTTCCAGGCATTTGATGTGCGTGCTTACACGGAAGAGCATCACCTTGTGGACGTGATACTTATGTTGCTCCTGTATGGCTGGGCTGTGATACCCCTAATGTATTTATTCAGTTTCCTGTTCACCTCAACGGCCACTGCTTACACCAGGCTTACCATCTTTAACATTCTGTCCGGCACGGCCAGCTTCCTTTCTGTTACCATCATGAGCATTCCAG CCCTTGGCCTGGTGGATCTTTCTCACATCCTAGACCAGGTTTTCCTGGTACTGCCAAATTACTGCTTGGGACGATCATTTAGTGACTTCTATCAGAATTATCACTTATTAAAGTTCTGCCGTTCATCACCCCGTTCAGCGATCATCTGTCAGGCATTCA atatTACCTGTCAGGACAACTACTTCTCGTGGTCTTCACCAGGGGTGGGCCGGTATTTGACGGCCATGGCTGTTCAGGGCTCAGCTTTCCTTTGCCTTCTCTTTATTATCGAGAGCCAGATATTCTGCCGTTTGTACAACCTGTGCCGCAGCTACAAAGAACACAGATGG GCTTCACTCCCGGAGTCCCCTGTTTCTCCCCCAGAGGATCGAGATGTGGCAGATGAAAGAAAAAAGGTTCTGGAGTCACCCTTGGAGCAGCTTTCAGCACTTAGCAGCCCCTTGGTCATCCGGGAGCTTAGCAAG GTGTATGGGCGCCGTGCCTTGGTCCTAGCAGTTGACCGTATATCTTTAGCGGTTGGACGAGGCGAGTGCTTTGGCCTGCTGGGATTCAATGGAGCTGGCAAGACCACCACATTCCGCATGCTAACGGGAGATGAAACTGTCAGCTCTGGGGACGCGTATATTGATGGGTACAGCATCCTGCGCCACATCAAGAAG GTTCAGCAGCGAATCGGCTACTGCCCACAGTTTGACCCTCTGCTGGACCACATGACTGGGCGCGAGACACTGTGCATGTATGCTCGCTTGCGGGGGGTGCCTGAGGGATACATTAACAGCTGTGTGGAGAACATGCTACGTGGGTTACTCCTCGAAGCCCATGCCAACAAGCTGGTGCGGACATACAG TGGAGGAAACAAAAGAAAGCTCAGTGCTGGTATCGCTCTGATTGGAGGGCCATCCGTGATCTTCATGGACGAGCCATCTACTGGAATGGATCCTGTTGCACGGAGACTGTTGTGGGATGCAGTGACAAGAACAAGGGAGAATGGAAAGGCAGTGATCATTACCTCCCACAG CATGGAGGAATGCGAAGCTCTATGCACACGTCTTGCCATCATGGTGAATGGACAACTAAAGTGCCTCGGAAGTCCCCAGCACCTGAAGAACAAGTTTGGGAGTGGTTACACATTGCTGGCCAAGACCTCCCGAGGGGCAGAGGAACTGATGGCTTTTAAAGATTTTGTTGAAACGATATTCCCAG GCAGTGTGCTGAAGCACGAGCATCAGGGTATGGTGCACTACCACATAACCAGCCAGGAGCTCAGCTGGGCACAG GTGTTTGGGACTTTGGAAAAGGCCAAGGAGAAGTTTGATCTGGAGGATTATTGTGTCAGCCAGATCTCACTGGAACAAGTCTTCCTGAGCTTCAGTCACTTCCAACAGTCGCCAGCAGGTGGCGTAGTATAA